The Bacillota bacterium genome includes a window with the following:
- a CDS encoding DNA replication/repair protein RecF — protein MAGGVAPRAVQVTRLFLSSFRNFVALELEPGPGLNVLYGPNGAGKTNLIEAMYFLSTGRSYRTPRDGDLVAWGKDAFTIRADLRGTGTAWLKASYQAQRGCTLSIPESATSARTAASILPLVLFAPEDLELASGQPSVRRRFVDELAAQLIPGYQRTLARYGRVLMQRNELLREAQARHLHGDLLEAWDEEMGDLAGRLWSARHQVLAAFNPLLEKCYRDLGEGGAALAWVPALSDIPPVDGSSDPRAWERSLREELVRRRREEVRYGITLAGPHRDSLWFTVRGREVRQYGSRGEQRSVVLAARLAQFALLGERLGCQPVLLMDDVFAELDERRQRALTTGLPDSAQAFLTCVRPDRLPPWPGRSAHYFRVMAGNVQPQGVDAIPPQLPGH, from the coding sequence GTGGCGGGTGGGGTCGCCCCCAGAGCAGTGCAGGTAACCCGGCTTTTCCTTTCCTCCTTTCGTAACTTCGTGGCCCTTGAACTGGAACCCGGGCCCGGCCTGAACGTTTTGTACGGGCCCAACGGAGCGGGAAAGACCAACCTGATCGAAGCCATGTACTTCCTCTCCACAGGCCGTTCCTACCGCACGCCCCGAGACGGAGACCTGGTGGCCTGGGGAAAGGACGCCTTCACCATCCGGGCCGACCTGCGCGGCACCGGTACTGCCTGGCTCAAAGCCTCTTACCAGGCCCAGCGGGGCTGCACCCTGAGCATCCCGGAGTCGGCGACCTCAGCCCGGACCGCGGCGTCGATCTTACCCCTGGTGCTTTTTGCTCCCGAGGATCTGGAGCTTGCTTCCGGGCAGCCCTCTGTCCGGCGCCGTTTCGTGGACGAGCTGGCTGCTCAACTCATCCCCGGATACCAGAGGACCCTCGCTCGCTACGGCCGAGTGCTCATGCAGCGCAACGAATTGCTGCGCGAGGCTCAGGCCCGCCACCTGCACGGTGATTTGCTGGAGGCCTGGGACGAGGAAATGGGGGACCTGGCGGGCAGGTTGTGGAGTGCCCGTCACCAGGTGCTGGCAGCGTTCAATCCCCTCCTGGAAAAGTGTTACCGGGATCTGGGCGAGGGCGGTGCGGCCCTGGCCTGGGTCCCCGCCTTGAGCGACATTCCCCCGGTAGACGGTTCCAGCGACCCGCGGGCGTGGGAGCGTTCGCTACGCGAGGAATTGGTCAGGCGTCGCCGCGAGGAGGTCAGGTACGGGATCACGCTGGCCGGTCCGCACCGCGATTCGCTCTGGTTCACTGTGCGCGGCCGGGAGGTGCGGCAGTACGGATCGCGAGGCGAGCAACGCTCGGTGGTGCTGGCCGCCAGGCTCGCGCAATTCGCCCTGTTAGGCGAGCGGCTGGGGTGCCAGCCGGTGCTGCTGATGGACGACGTGTTTGCCGAGCTGGACGAAAGGCGCCAGCGGGCCCTCACCACCGGCCTGCCCGATTCCGCACAGGCATTCCTGACCTGCGTGCGCCCTGACCGGCTTCCCCCGTGGCCGGGCAGGTCCGCCCACTACTTCCGGGTGATGGCCGGCAACGTGCAGCCGCAAGGTGTGGATGCGATTCCCCCGCAGTTGCCAGGCCATTGA
- the gyrB gene encoding DNA topoisomerase (ATP-hydrolyzing) subunit B, with amino-acid sequence MDVRNERNHATDYDASQIQVLEGLEPVRRRPGMYIGSTGPRGLHHLVYEVVDNSVDEALAGYCSRIDVVIHRDNSVSVTDNGRGIPVGIHPHVGRPAVEVALTRLHAGGKFQSKSYRVTGGLHGVGVSVVNALSEWLEVEVKREGGVFRQRYARGIPTTDVERVGDTEEVGTRVTFKPDPQIFEETEFNYETIAQRLRELAYLNAGLKITLVDERTGQRDVFYAEGGLVSFLEFVNRGREPVHPDPIYVRAQRDGIEVEAALQWTDSFLESVYSFANTIRTTEGGTHETGLKAALTRVMNEYARRQGLLKEQEENLAGEDVREGLTAILSVKLPDPQFEGQTKTKLGNTAVRSTVEAVIADALAGFLERNGSAARKIAEKAVTASRAREAARKARELVRRKGALDVASLPGKLTDCQSRDPEESELFIVEGDSAGGNAKQGRDRAFQAILPLSGKILNVEKARLDRILNHEEIRAIITAIGSGIGEEFEPKRMRYRRIIIMTDADVDGAHIRTLLLTFFYRYMRPAIEEGCVYVAQPPLYRIVPRKGKREARYAYSDAERDRILASLGGAGEADITRYKGLGEMNAEQLWETTMNPETRTLLRVTLEDAMQADRIFTILMGEKVEPRREFIRANAHLVRNLDTIA; translated from the coding sequence TTGGACGTACGGAACGAACGTAATCACGCCACCGACTACGATGCGTCCCAGATCCAGGTCCTGGAGGGCCTCGAGCCCGTCCGCCGTCGCCCCGGGATGTACATCGGGTCTACCGGGCCCCGGGGTCTTCACCACCTGGTTTACGAGGTGGTGGACAACAGCGTGGACGAGGCCCTGGCCGGTTACTGCAGCCGCATCGACGTTGTCATCCACCGAGACAACTCAGTGAGCGTTACCGACAACGGGCGCGGTATACCGGTGGGGATCCACCCCCACGTGGGGAGGCCGGCGGTGGAGGTGGCCCTTACCCGCCTGCACGCCGGCGGTAAGTTCCAGAGCAAGAGTTACCGGGTGACCGGCGGGTTGCACGGGGTGGGCGTATCCGTGGTCAACGCCCTCTCGGAGTGGCTGGAAGTGGAGGTGAAGCGGGAGGGCGGCGTGTTCCGGCAGCGGTATGCCCGCGGAATTCCCACCACCGATGTGGAGAGAGTGGGGGACACGGAAGAGGTCGGCACCCGCGTGACCTTCAAGCCGGACCCCCAGATCTTTGAAGAGACGGAATTCAACTACGAGACCATCGCCCAGCGGCTGCGCGAACTGGCTTACCTGAATGCGGGCCTTAAGATCACCCTGGTTGACGAACGTACGGGACAGAGGGACGTGTTTTACGCCGAGGGGGGCCTGGTTTCTTTCCTGGAGTTCGTGAACCGGGGCAGGGAACCGGTGCATCCCGATCCCATATACGTGCGGGCACAGCGGGACGGCATCGAAGTGGAAGCCGCCCTGCAGTGGACGGACTCCTTCCTGGAGAGCGTGTACTCTTTCGCCAACACCATCCGCACCACGGAGGGAGGCACCCACGAGACCGGCCTGAAGGCAGCCCTGACGAGGGTGATGAACGAGTACGCGCGCCGTCAGGGCCTGCTCAAAGAGCAGGAAGAGAACCTGGCGGGAGAAGATGTGCGTGAGGGGCTCACCGCCATCCTCTCCGTGAAACTCCCCGACCCCCAGTTCGAGGGGCAGACCAAGACCAAGCTGGGCAACACCGCCGTCCGCAGCACGGTGGAGGCGGTGATTGCGGACGCCCTGGCCGGTTTCCTGGAGAGAAACGGCAGCGCGGCACGTAAGATCGCCGAGAAGGCTGTCACCGCTTCCCGGGCCCGGGAAGCCGCGCGCAAGGCCCGGGAACTGGTGCGGCGGAAAGGTGCCCTGGACGTGGCCTCCCTGCCCGGCAAGCTCACCGACTGCCAGAGCCGGGACCCGGAAGAAAGCGAGCTGTTCATAGTGGAAGGTGACTCGGCGGGCGGGAACGCCAAGCAGGGCCGCGACCGTGCTTTCCAGGCCATCCTTCCCCTCTCGGGAAAGATCCTAAACGTGGAGAAGGCGCGGCTCGACCGCATCCTTAACCACGAGGAAATCAGGGCCATCATTACCGCCATCGGCTCCGGCATCGGCGAGGAGTTCGAGCCGAAGCGCATGCGCTACCGGCGTATCATTATCATGACCGACGCCGACGTCGACGGTGCCCACATCCGCACCCTGTTACTGACGTTCTTTTACCGGTACATGCGTCCCGCCATCGAGGAAGGGTGCGTGTACGTGGCCCAGCCCCCCCTCTACCGCATCGTCCCCCGCAAGGGGAAGCGGGAGGCCCGCTACGCGTACAGCGACGCGGAACGGGATCGCATCCTGGCGTCACTCGGCGGCGCGGGGGAGGCCGACATCACCCGTTACAAGGGGTTGGGCGAGATGAACGCGGAGCAACTGTGGGAGACCACCATGAACCCCGAGACACGGACGCTCTTGCGGGTCACCCTGGAGGACGCCATGCAGGCCGACCGTATATTCACCATCCTGATGGGGGAGAAGGTGGAACCCCGCCGGGAATTCATCCGGGCGAACGCGCACCTGGTGCGCAACCTGGATACCATCGCCTGA
- a CDS encoding RNA-binding S4 domain-containing protein: MDQPWREVAIHTPAIALDSFLKWCGAAPTGGQAKLLVQAGQVLVNDQVETRRTRMLAPGDRVEVRGRGRWRVGSPPEQCR; this comes from the coding sequence GTGGCTATCCACACGCCTGCTATTGCCCTGGACAGCTTTCTCAAGTGGTGTGGCGCTGCACCCACCGGTGGGCAGGCTAAGCTCCTCGTGCAGGCGGGGCAGGTGCTGGTCAACGACCAGGTGGAGACCAGGCGGACCAGGATGCTGGCTCCGGGGGATCGGGTCGAGGTGAGGGGACGAGGGAGGTGGCGGGTGGGGTCGCCCCCAGAGCAGTGCAGGTAA
- a CDS encoding DUF721 domain-containing protein, whose product MARRGMEQVGVTLERTLKRLGLARRVRERMALVIWGEVVGAPAARNTRPVLVRRGELLVQVSSSTWAQELSLMRAHLVARLNDRLGGEVIRDIRFAVDPALARTRAAGGAAADVLPVVDSGAALGLPGNEASVEWEDEGRDVEMALGSEARRRWYRVRAAAARRRQELVARGWNRCSLCGSWADPALVPAVEGVSLPFLCPTCHHAGAAARVREAALTLRSVPWISEQDLAGKVSGLRGPELRLARQAAADAIREDLRQQATGLLEAGPRADWTGWRARAQELVLVATGLPLARIGEDEMKRALGDLLPLWQASRRASQPQGK is encoded by the coding sequence GTGGCCAGGCGCGGCATGGAACAGGTGGGAGTTACGCTGGAGCGCACATTGAAGCGGCTGGGCCTTGCCCGCCGGGTGCGCGAACGCATGGCCCTGGTGATCTGGGGGGAGGTGGTGGGCGCCCCGGCGGCCAGGAACACCCGGCCGGTACTGGTACGAAGGGGTGAACTGCTGGTCCAGGTGTCCAGTTCCACCTGGGCTCAGGAGCTATCCCTCATGCGGGCGCACCTCGTCGCCCGGCTCAACGATCGGCTGGGGGGCGAGGTGATCCGGGACATCCGCTTCGCCGTTGACCCCGCTCTGGCCAGGACCCGGGCCGCCGGGGGCGCCGCGGCAGACGTCCTCCCCGTGGTGGATTCCGGCGCGGCGCTCGGGCTGCCCGGCAACGAGGCCAGCGTGGAGTGGGAAGACGAGGGGCGCGACGTGGAGATGGCCCTGGGAAGTGAGGCGCGGAGGCGGTGGTACCGGGTGCGGGCGGCGGCGGCCCGGCGTCGGCAGGAACTGGTGGCGCGAGGGTGGAACCGCTGTTCCCTCTGTGGCTCCTGGGCCGATCCCGCCCTCGTTCCCGCCGTTGAGGGGGTGTCCCTGCCCTTTCTGTGTCCTACCTGCCACCACGCGGGAGCTGCCGCTCGCGTGCGGGAAGCGGCCCTCACCTTACGCTCGGTCCCCTGGATCTCCGAGCAGGATCTGGCGGGCAAAGTGTCTGGCTTGCGAGGGCCGGAGTTGCGGCTGGCCCGTCAGGCAGCTGCGGATGCAATACGGGAGGATTTACGGCAACAAGCCACCGGTCTCCTTGAGGCCGGTCCCAGGGCGGACTGGACGGGGTGGCGCGCGCGGGCGCAGGAGCTGGTGCTCGTAGCCACCGGACTGCCCCTGGCCCGCATCGGTGAGGATGAGATGAAGAGGGCCCTGGGCGACCTGTTGCCCCTGTGGCAGGCGAGCCGCAGGGCAAGTCAGCCCCAGGGCAAGTGA
- the remB gene encoding extracellular matrix regulator RemB has protein sequence MYVHLGGDRMVLLGDVVAILRADLTRDGPTREMVQSLRARGKLVLLPGGPPRSLVLTVDGAYLSPLSTLALLRRARRWSLGREEDAIGRTERT, from the coding sequence GTGTACGTGCACCTGGGCGGGGACCGCATGGTGCTTTTAGGCGACGTCGTTGCCATCCTCCGGGCCGACCTCACTCGCGACGGACCGACCCGCGAAATGGTACAATCTCTTCGGGCCAGGGGGAAGCTCGTGCTCCTGCCGGGAGGGCCGCCCCGCTCCCTGGTGCTGACGGTTGACGGCGCGTATCTCAGCCCGTTATCGACGCTGGCCCTGCTCCGGCGAGCGCGGCGATGGTCCCTGGGCCGGGAGGAAGATGCCATTGGACGTACGGAACGAACGTAA